aaaaggAACTTCTAAATTAAGCAAGTGTTCCTctccttttttaatttaattttctcgAGTGGGCTGCTAAATTTGGAAGTAATCAATCGTGCTGGGGcaagatatgtttttttgtcatgaaatctttaatttttggtttataaaagtcATACTTTTTGTTGTGAATATGAAACAAAGGACCAACGGTGGGATATGATCGTGTTTGATGTTCTGACAAAAATCTATATTCGAAATAGATTTGATTTTGCCTTTCTTTCATTGCTAACGATCGGTTCTAAATTCATTTCTCGCAACTCCATGCGCAAGAAAGATGCAATCATGCGATTGAGCTTTTTCCTGTTTGTTGATTAACTATTCCATTACATAGTTAGAACCGGTCCACTGAAAAGCAtctgagttttctttttttcctgtGAAGTTACTATGATCTTTCAAAAATTTATGCGTCTAATCAAAATCGAATCCAAGTTttgaaatacatatatataattataaaaccaCTTGGagttatattaatatgattCTCTAGTACTTTTGGAAAGAGAGGATCTATCATGCAAGGACTGTCAAcgtaactttgtaattttttattcaaagttATAGTTTGAGAGGGTTTTTGAAACAGATATTTATCAATTTTCATGTTCATTATTATCCATATAAGATTCTAGCTAGACAACCAAACGCTCTTCCTTAGGAGACAAGGAATAATATGTGATAATAAAGAGATACACAGCCACTTGATACGGAAATTAACCATAAACCCTTCAGTTAAACTCACCATAGAAACTACTAAAACTCCATTTTGCCTGAGATTAATTAACATACACAATTAATACTACTTCCCTGATTCTTTCAGAAAAGGTTTAGTCCGATTTGATTCGACCTAGACTCTCAGACACAGATCTCATCCTAGGGCGCATCTCCGGGTTCATTTCCGTGCAATTTAAAGCGACATGAATGGTTGCAAGAACCTGTTTATCTTCGAAACGCTGTCGTAGAAGCTTCGGGTCTAAGATCTCAGCCAACAACCTTTCTTCCTTGTGCCACTTCCTCAAAACATTCACGAGTTCTTCTCCTTCGTTTTCAGAGGAACCATTAGGTAACCGACCAGTCAACAACTCCAATAGAATCACACCAAATGAATAAACATCGCTTTTCTGAGATGATTTGCAACCAGAAGAAACTCGGGCTTCGGGTGCAAGGTAAGCAGCTGCGGGAGCTGAGAGCGAGAGTCTTGCGGAAAATGCTTGGTCAATGCTTTGCGTTCTGGTTGATATTGAATCATCAGTGAGTTTAGGATAACCCGAAACCAGACGCGAGAGACCAAAACCTGAGATGTGAGGGTGTTGCTCATTATCTAACAGGATTTTGCTTGATTTAAGGTTGCCGTGTACATACTTTCTCGAATTGTATTCATGTATATACATCAAACCCCGAGCAGTCCCTTGTGCTATACGTAACCTCTCGCCCCAAGAGAGTGGAGGCCGAGTATTTGAAGGTCCACctacaagaaaaaatcaaacgCCGTCTCAGAAAACCAGTGATACCGATACGCAATGCCTCATACATATAATGCTAACTAAACTTACCAACGCATACACATACAAACTTACCAACGCACCAAAAAGAAATCTGCTTTATGTCACATTAAACACTCTCTAAAGTACCATCAGCTCACCTAAGTGACCTAACCTACTTAAATTTTCCCATGAAGAAAACAAGACCACACATCACAATTCACACACTATAGTGCTCTATCTAATTCAAAATCTCCCATAGAGAATCAAATCtagatgtttgtttttttgtggtaGGTAGAGAGATCGCTGCTTGTCCTCGACCTCTACTGTAGTTACAATACTCAACACATGTAAACACAGTAAAGCTTTGAACAATaaaaacaaggagaagaagCCAACAAGTTAGTCAATACAAACACAATcagacagaaacaaaaaaaaagctctgtACTTTATAGTCCTATCCTATCTACAGAGCAAGTACAAATTAAACCTTGTACTTAGTGGTTGATTCGATTGATGCAGAGTtagcatttaaaaaaattgaaaatttaatagcGAGATTAGTGTTTTATTACCATGTAAGGCAGAGTACAAGCTGCCATTGTTGATGAAATCAGTGATGAGAAGCTTCTCGTCCTCTGCATAGTAGTAAGCTCTAAGCCTTACGATGTTAGGGTGATTGATCCTACCAATGGTCTCCACTTCATTCACAAATTCCTTAAACCGCCACGTGGCGTTGCCGTCGCTGAGTCTTCTAACGGCGACAACGGTGGAGGACGATTCAGCCGCCACTACTCTGTACACAATCCCGCTTCTGCTCTTGCCTATCACGTAAGCCGAAGCTCTCAGCAAATCCTCAAGCTCGAGCTCGAATCCTTCGTCAAACGCTACGAATTTACCTTCTTGCCCTTCTTCGTCTAACTCCGAGACcaccgtcgtcgtcgtcgtctttgTCTCTGTTTTGAACCCGTCGGAGGAGCTTAGTTTCTTCCGGATTAGCCATACGGAGATAGAAACAGCTCCGATTACAATCGAAACGCCAGAAATCAGAGAAACCGTCACTGATCCGGTGATCTgctgcttcttctcctcctttgcGTCGTCGTTGCTTATTAcgctagggtttggtttctggAGTTCCGGCTTCGAAGTGACGGTTTCGATTTCTTCGCACGGCGTTTGCAATGGTAAGCCGCAGAGATGAGAGTTTCCGGCGAACGCGATTGGTCCTTGATTCAACAGAGATCCCACCTGAGGTACTTTTCCGGTGAGATTGTTGTGACTGAAATCTAAGCTGACGTGAACCGGAATTCGACCGTACGACGGTGGAATCTCGCCGGTGAATCGGTTATACGAAAGGTTTAGAGTTCCGGCGAGGCTTCCGAGTTCAGCGAGTGACTCAGGGAGTGAACCGTTGAGATGGTTAGAGGAGAAATCGAGGTGGTTGAGAGATGTCATGGACTTGATTTGGACCGGGATTGGACCGGAGAGTGAGTTGTGAGAGAGATCGATGTACCGGAGCTTGGTTGCTGCGAAGAGACGAACCGGTACGGTTTTGGAGAAATTGTTGTGAGCTAGATCGAGCCGGTTCAGCGAGTCGAGTAAACCGAGTTCTGATGGAATGTAACCGGAGAGACTTTTCCCCAAGAGTACAAGTGAAGTGACTCGGCCGTTTGTGCAGACGATCCCTGACCAATGGCAAGGAGTCGGGTCGGATTCAGACCAGTGGGTCATCACTCGGGTCGGGTCGTTATCGACGGCGGATTTGAGAGCTAGTAAAGATAAACCGTCGGAATTGAGCGAGGAGCAAAAGCTCATGCAGACAAAGATTGAAGAAACAAGAAGTGAAAGAACCCAAAGTAACTTCATTATATCTATTTCTTGTTTGTTATAAAGAAGCAACGAGAAGTTGCTGCAGAGGAAAATGATAAACAGTgaagacgaaggagaaggaTTATAATGGGAGATTTGACCGAGGTTGGTGGATTCTTTTATGGTTTTGATTTCATGTTAGCAACGTGGAGTAATGTAGTCATGAACCTCATGATCAGTTTTTTTGAATTCTTGTGCGTAGGAATAtgatttcaaatgataataatataatatactgtaaacttttttaaatatatagtatattggGATTTGCGTTTTGGATTTTTGTggttctttaattatttatctgTAAACGTTTTTTATAAGTTTAGTTATTGATTGATGCAGGTGCCTTGTTGtcacatttataatttttgtctTAAAGAGTTGATGATACTGTTACTGTATATAGGGTGTCTAAAGGGTCATTACAACTTAACTACAATATATTAGTACcactaagaaataaaaatccGGAAAAGATATATCAACCAttgagaaaaaattaatttgcaGTTGTATATTAGTGGAGAATGGTACAGTAATCACCAATCATATGATCattgaagaaaaaacataaaataaaaataaaagtaggTATCTTTAAATGCTTAAAATCTTTTAACTCATATAGGACACTTTGAGGCTTGAGCCATGAAAAAATTGTACAGTCCTACCAGatctataattattttactttttacaagATATAgctgtaattaaaaaaaaagtttaaaacatgtttAAGATTAATTTGAAGATAATGGAACTCTATTGTATAATCTTATTACTAAAGGTGGAGGGATCATATGTGTCTAGTTTTGGAGCTATGAATTAAAGGTGGAGGGATCATATGTGTCTAATTCTGTTGagaatatttattcaaattaaagGAGGGAAGAGTGGATTGTGTCAGAGAAAACCATTAACCAACCGACAAAGTAAACCACACACAAAGATgcattttgaaaagaaaaagaagccaCTTCTGTTCTGTTCTAATCCTTCTATTCGTATGGGCACTTCTGTAAATAAACACGAGGGGAGTCACATATTCCATTGTTGGGTTTATTATTTCAAGGGTGAACAAACGACCTTGACccaaaacataaagaaaaaatatacagtagaacctatataaattaatacttgttataaattaataatttttttggtttcaaactggattggtttaaaaaatgacataattcaataaattaataaaataatatttttttataaaattttatataaaaattttgataaattaaaatctctataaattaataaaatattgcGGTTCCgagtttattaatttatatagaggttttactgtataaccgAACGAAGCCCAAAAGGCCTTATGGGCCATAACGGTTGCGATCCAATCAAAGCgtccttctctctctcatcgTCTCATAAATGAGAGTATTAttttctgtctctctctctataaaaATGGTGGCTTTTATTTAACAAACAGAGACGCACTCCACAGCTAACGTTGCTTTCGTCCCACTCCAAATGGCTCTTCTGTAAATCTTTTTACCTCCTTCACACACTcttacgaagaagaagaagacttttctttcttcagGAAGCTTTACGAACTTAAAATTCCCcatcttttctttctcaattttgCGAATTTTCCGAGTCGAACGATTTTGCGAATTTTCTTAACTCGAACGAGTTGATCAAGTCGGTCGGTTCTGGTTTTTCTCTGGATTTCaattcggttatttccggttaaagctttatttttttccgaTTATGGATCTGACCCAAGGGTTCGGAGCTAGATCCGGCGTTGGACCGGTGACCGGACTTGAATCGCTCAATTTCAGCGACGAATTCCGCCAATTGGTGACGACGATGCCCCCGGAGAATACCGGCGGCTCTTTCACGGCTTTGCTCGAGATGCCTGTGACTCAAGCCATGGAGCTTCTCCATTTCACGGATTCATCGTCTTCTCAGGAGGCCAACATTACCAAACTCGCCGGAGATAATATCGCTCCTCCTCATGACCCTTTCGCGACTTTGACTTT
The sequence above is drawn from the Camelina sativa cultivar DH55 chromosome 4, Cs, whole genome shotgun sequence genome and encodes:
- the LOC104782728 gene encoding receptor protein kinase-like protein ZAR1, with protein sequence MKLLWVLSLLVSSIFVCMSFCSSLNSDGLSLLALKSAVDNDPTRVMTHWSESDPTPCHWSGIVCTNGRVTSLVLLGKSLSGYIPSELGLLDSLNRLDLAHNNFSKTVPVRLFAATKLRYIDLSHNSLSGPIPVQIKSMTSLNHLDFSSNHLNGSLPESLAELGSLAGTLNLSYNRFTGEIPPSYGRIPVHVSLDFSHNNLTGKVPQVGSLLNQGPIAFAGNSHLCGLPLQTPCEEIETVTSKPELQKPNPSVISNDDAKEEKKQQITGSVTVSLISGVSIVIGAVSISVWLIRKKLSSSDGFKTETKTTTTTVVSELDEEGQEGKFVAFDEGFELELEDLLRASAYVIGKSRSGIVYRVVAAESSSTVVAVRRLSDGNATWRFKEFVNEVETIGRINHPNIVRLRAYYYAEDEKLLITDFINNGSLYSALHGGPSNTRPPLSWGERLRIAQGTARGLMYIHEYNSRKYVHGNLKSSKILLDNEQHPHISGFGLSRLVSGYPKLTDDSISTRTQSIDQAFSARLSLSAPAAAYLAPEARVSSGCKSSQKSDVYSFGVILLELLTGRLPNGSSENEGEELVNVLRKWHKEERLLAEILDPKLLRQRFEDKQVLATIHVALNCTEMNPEMRPRMRSVSESLGRIKSD